One part of the Gossypium raimondii isolate GPD5lz chromosome 1, ASM2569854v1, whole genome shotgun sequence genome encodes these proteins:
- the LOC105779852 gene encoding G-type lectin S-receptor-like serine/threonine-protein kinase At4g27290 isoform X1: MEAFLMELVLCLLLFFTRRTWAIDTLTQGQSIKDGETLVSAGGSFELGFFSPGNSKSRYVGIWYKKVSTGTVVWVANRENLVSDASGVLSINEKGILSIMNGTKGIVWSSNTSRKSAEEPIAQLLDSGNFVVKDRNDSDSENFLWQSFDHPCDTFLPGMKIGINFVTGSERHASSWKNTEDPAPGIYTYRVDLQGYPQVVVKKGADILFRAGSWNGLYLTDGPLAVNPLYSSEFVLNENEVYYTYNVQNNSIYTRFLLNPSGLTQRTLWNERTNNWEVYATSQSDQCSIYAHCGPYATCSTNESPPCKCLEGFIHRSASPRDINSVDWSYGCTRRTPLTCHGGDSFLRKTGLKLPDTSKTWANISIDLKECEKLCLKNCSCTAYANLDIREGGHGCLLWFGDLIDIIEFSEGGQDLYIRLATSDLNHIRSKGKLNEKLKAVIIAISVIIASGMTILALLLYVQKIMLRNTGEHGKEDLELPVFDLTTIATATNNFSSNNILGQGGFGPVYKGTLIEGQEIAVKRLSKNSGQGLEEFKNEVTLISKLQHRNLVKLFGCCIRKDEKMLVYEYMPNKSLNYFIFDQTRSKLLDWRIRMHIIDGIARGVLYLHHDSRLKIIHRDLKASNILLDHNMNPKISDFGLARKFGVDQTQAKTKRVVGTYGYMSPEYALDGLFSMKSDVFSFGVLVLEILSGKKNRGFSHPEHDHNLLGHAWKLWMEKRPLELIDIALGDSYDATEGLRCINVALLCVQQCPPDRPNMSLVLVMLCGDSVLPQPKEPGFFIERNLPMADSISVKSEISSMYRSITSLEPR, encoded by the exons ATGGAAGCCTTCTTAATGGAGCTTGTTCTGTGTTTGCTTCTCTTCTTTACAAGAAGAACTTGGGCAATAGACACTTTAACCCAAGGGCAGTCCATAAAAGATGGTGAAACTCTTGTGTCAGCAGGTGGAAGCTTTGAACTGGGATTTTTCAGTCCTGGGAATTCCAAGAGTCGATACGTGGGAATTTGGTACAAGAAAGTATCAACTGGAACTGTTGTATGGGTTGCCAATAGGGAAAATTTAGTTTCAGATGCCTCAGGAGTTTTAAGTATCAATGAGAAAGGCATTCTTTCAATCATGAATGGCACCAAAGGCATTGTTTGGTCTTCAAACACATCGAGGAAATCAGCAGAGGAGCCGATTGCACAACTCCTGGATTCGGGAAATTTCGTAGTGAAGGACCGAAATGATAGTGATTCGGAAAACTTTCTTTGGCAAAGTTTTGATCATCCTTGCGATACCTTTCTACCAGGAATGAAGATTGGAATAAACTTTGTCACCGGTTCCGAGAGGCATGCATCATCCTGGAAAAACACGGAAGATCCTGCTCCGGGCATATATACTTACAGGGTTGACTTGCAGGGGTACCCACAGGTAGTTGTTAAAAAGGGAGCTGATATATTATTCAGAGCAGGTTCATGGAATGGTCTTTATCTCACAGATGGCCCACTGGCTGTTAATCCATTATATTCATCTGAGTTTGTATTGAATGAGAATGAGGTTTACTACACATACAATGTGCAAAACAATTCAATATATACAAGGTTTTTATTGAATCCATCAGGTCTAACACAACGCACCTTATGGAATGAGAGGACAAATAACTGGGAGGTTTACGCCACATCGCAATCGGATCAATGTTCGATCTATGCCCATTGTGGACCATATGCTACTTGCAGCACCAATGAGTCTCCACCATGTAAATGCTTGGAAGGGTTCATCCACAGATCAGCATCTCCCAGGGATATTAATTCAGTAGATTGGTCATATGGATGTACTCGAAGGACACCGCTGACATGTCATGGTGGAGACAGCTTTCTCAGGAAAACTGGCCTAAAATTACCGGACACTTCGAAAACTTGGGCAAATATTAGCATTGATCTTAAGGAGTGTGAGAAATTGTGTTTGAAGAATTGCTCTTGCACTGCATACGCGAATTTAGATATCCGAGAGGGAGGCCATGGCTGCTTGCTGTGGTTTGGAGACCTAATTGACATCATAGAATTCAGTGAGGGTGGACAGGACCTTTATATCAGGCTGGCTACTTCTGATCTGA ATCATATACGAAGCAAAGGAAAGCTAAATGAAAAGCTGAAGGCTGTAATCATAGCCATCTCTGTAATAATAGCCAGCGGAATGACAATACTAGCATTGTTGTTGTATGTTCAGAAGATCATGCTTAGAAACACAG GGGAACATGGAAAGGAAGATTTAGAGTTGCCTGTTTTTGATTTAACAACCATAGCTACTGCAACTAATAACTTCTCGAGCAACAACATCCTTGGACAAGGTGGATTTGGTCCTGTTTACAAG ggaACATTGATTGAGGGGCAAGAAATAGCAGTGAAGAGACTTTCAAAGAATTCGGGACAAGGACTGGAAGAGTTCAAAAATGAAGTAACATTGATTTCCAAACTCCAGCACCGCAATCTTGTAAAGCTCTTTGGTTGTTGCATCAGGAAAGATGAAAAGATGTTAGTTTATGAGTACATGCCTAACAAAAGTTTGAACTACTTTATTTTCG ATCAAACAAGAAGCAAATTACTGGACTGGCGTATACGAATGCATATTATCGATGGAATTGCTAGAGGGGTTCTTTATCTTCACCATGACTCTAGATTGAAGATTATCCATAGAGATCTCAAAGCAAGCAATATTTTACTAGATCATAACATGAATCCGAAGATATCTGATTTTGGCTTAGCTCGAAAGTTCGGAGTAGATCAGACTCAGGCCAAAACTAAAAGAGTGGTTGGAACATA CGGTTATATGTCCCCTGAATATGCTTTGGATGGGCTTTTTTCAATGAAATCTGATGTCTTCAGCTTTGGAGTTTTGGTTCTAGAGATACTATCAGGAAAGAAAAACAGGGGATTTTCCCACCCAGAACATGACCATAATCTTCTTGGACAT GCATGGAAATTGTGGATGGAAAAGAGGCCATTAGAACTAATCGACATTGCATTGGGCGACTCGTATGATGCAACCGAAGGGTTAAGATGCATCAATGTAGCTCTATTATGTGTGCAACAATGCCCCCCAGACAGACCTAACATGTCATTGGTTTTGGTCATGTTGTGCGGTGACAGTGTATTGCCCCAACCAAAGGAGCCTGGGTTTTTCATCGAAAGAAATCTGCCTATGGCAGACTCTATATCAGTCAAAAGTGAAATTTCCTCCATGTATAGATCTATTACATCATTAGAGCCACGATAG